The segment CTCCTCGAAGGAGCCGACCGTACGCAGCGCGATGACCGGGCCGAAGACCTCGTCCCGCCAGACGTTCATCTCGGGGGTCACATCGGCCAGGACGGTGGCGTTGACGTAGCAGCCGTGCCGGCGGGCCTCGTCCTCGGGACGGTCGCCGCCGGTGAGGACGGCCGCGCCCTGCTTGACGGCGAGGTCGATGTCGGCGAGTACGCCGTCCCGCTGCCGGGGGCTGACCAGCGGGCCCATCGTGGTACCGGCGGCGGCGCCGGGGCCGGTGCGCAGCACGGCGACCTCGGCGAGCAGCAGTTCGGTGAAGCGCTCGACGACGGCGGCCTCGACGATCACCCGGCTGGTGGCGGTGCAGCGCTGCCCGGCCTGCCCGAACGAGGCGGCGGCCACGGCCTTGGCGGCGGCCGGCAGATCCGCGTCGGCGAGCACAGCGGTGGCGTTCTTGCCGCCCAGCTCGCCCTGGAAGCGGACGTTGCCCGCGGCGAGGGAGGCCCGCAGCCCCTCGCCGACCTCGTTGCTGCCGGTGAAGGTGACGGCGGCGATCCTCGGGTCGGCGATGAGCGCGTCGCCGATCACCGAGCCCCGGCCGGTGACCACGTTCAGCACCCCGGCGGGCAGCCCCGCGTCGTGCAGGGCGCGGGCGAAGTGCAGGGCCACGATCGGGGTCTCGGTCGCGGGCTTGAGGACGGCCGCGTTGCCCGCCGCGAGGCAGGGCGCCAGCTTGCGGGCCGGGGTGAGCAGCGGGTCGTTCCACGGGGTGATCGCCAGGACGACGCCGATCGGCTCGCGCTGGAAGCTGGTGCGCGTGTCGGGGCGTACGTCGTGCAGCAGCGTGCCGTAGCCCTCCCGGGCGATCCCGGCGTAGTACTCCAGGAAGTCGGCCGCCTTGCCCACCTCGCCCGTCGCCTCGGCGCGGGTCTTGCCCATCTCGGCCACCAGGTCGGCGGCGATGTCCTCGGCGCGCTCGCGCAGCAGGCGGGCGGCCCCGTTGAGGATCCTGGCCCGCTCGAAGGGGCTGGTGCGCTTCCAGACGGCGAAGCCCTGCGCGGCGTGGTCGTAGGCACGGGTGACGTCCTCGGCGCTCAGCGCCGGCACGCGAGCGACGGGGGTTCGGACGTCGGACGGGTCGTGGACGTCCAGCCACTCGCCGGACGCCACCCACTGTCCGCCTGAGAGGGTTTCCATCGTTCGCATTGAGCATCACTTCCGATGAGGTGGAGTGTGTGGTCGGACCGACAACACAGGAAGACCGGCGCGCCCACCAGCCCTTCGGCGGCGAACATTGTTTGCGCGCCGCGCACGACCGGACAGGCCCTACAGCACCTCGGCGAAAGTGACCGTCCGGTCGACCAGCAGGGGCCGCACCGTCTTCACGATCAGCTCGTCGAAGTAGTCGGCGGCCGTGTGCGCCTCGAAGGCCCCGCGGTCCGTGTACTGCTCGTAGAGCACGATCACGCCGGGCTGGTCGGCCTCCGCGTGCACCACATACGCGAGGTTGCCCGGCTCCGAGAGCGTGTGCTCGCGCATTTTCAGCGTCGCGGCGCGCACCGTGGCCTCGTCGGCGGGCTCACAGCGGTATCGGGCGATGACGGCGAATGCCATGGAAGGGTCTCCAGATCGGTTACGGATCGAGCGCTGCTGAATTCCGGCGTCGCTTCGGCGTCAGAACTCGTTGCCCCAGCAGTAGCGGGCCAGCGTCTCGATGTGGATCAGCTTGAGGCGCTGCGCCTCGGCGCTCGACAGGGGGTGGGCGGCCGAGTCGGCGAAGCCCCGGGACGGGGACAGGGCCATGTCCTCAAGGTCCTTGAGCGCGGCGGCGGCGTCGATGCGGGCCATGACGGTGTCGATGTCGTCCACGCCGGACGCGGCCGGGTCGACGACGCCCAGACAGACGTCCCGGTCCTCGGGGAGGGACCGGAGCAGGTCGAGCTCGGCGGCGGTGCCGTTGAGGTACGGCAGGATCCACCGGTCGACGGGGATGTCGCCGTACAGCCGCTCGGCGCGGGCGCGGTCGACCTCGGCGGGGGCCGTCCAGCCGGGGCAGAGTCCGATGCGGACGCCCTCGGGGCGCTCGTCCAGGCGTACGGCGAGGGCTTCTACGGCGAGCGCGTCCTCGAAGGAGAGCGCGCCGGGGGCCGGGGGCTCAGCGGCGGTGTGGGCGAGGAGGAGCGGGTTGTTGAGCTGGATGAGGCGGACGCCCCGGGAGACCAGCAGCTCGATCTCCGCGTGGATGATCTCCGCCAGGGCCTCGCCGAGTTCGCGGGCCGAGGCGGGGCCGCCGGAGGCCGCCGACCCGGGGTCGAAGCAGGTGGCGGCGAGGTAGGCCGGGGACGGCAGGGAGGCCTTGGGCGCGATGACCGTCAGCTCGGTGAGCCGGCCGGCCCAGTCGGCGAGCAGCGGGCCGTTGGCCTTGGGCAGGGACTCGGCCACCCAGCGGGTCAGGCCGTCCGCGCCCACCTCCTCCGTACGGCGGAAGCCGGAGACGGCGTCGAAGACGGCGCTGCGGAAGTCCTCGCGGGGGAAGTCCCCGTCGGTGACGACCGTGGAACGCAGCTTGCGCTGGAAGGCCACCGCCTCCTTCACTGCCTCGAACCGCGCCTCGGGCGAGGCCTCTGCGGCGTGGAAGGCGGCGGGGCGGACCAGGCTGCCGTGGTGGTCGATGCGGTAGTTGAACGTATCCGCCATGGTTCAGCTCTCCTGTCCGGCAGGCTTGCCCGCGACGCCCGCGACGCCCGCGACGCCCCACGCCGCGAACTCCAGCTCGTAGCCGAGGGCGGCGAGCACCTCGTCGGCGACCTGCTGGTCCTCGTCGGCGGTGCCGCCGGCGACGCCGAGGCCGCCGATGATCTCGCCGTCCTTCTTGATCGTCATGCTGCCCTCGGTGGCCATGATCGGCAGGGCCGCGCCGGGCAGCTGGGAGAGCTGGGAGAAGAAGACCGGCTGGCTCTCCTGCCATTTCTTGAGCATCTTGCCGGGCCGCTGCATCACGGCCGCGGTGTACGCCTTCGCCCGGGCGATGTCGGGCGTGAGCGGCCGGGCCCCGTCCGAGCGGCGGACGCTGACCACGAATCCGCCCGCGTCCACCACGGCGACGCTCACCGCCTTGCCGAGCGACTGGGCGCGTTTCAGGACGGCGTCGACGATCTCGTCGGCGTCGGCGAGAGTGAGGTTGCTCATGCGGGGCCTTTCTGTGCTGTGAGGGTGCGCCGCAGGTGGGCGACGGCCTGGTTGTACGGTTCCGGCGTCTCCCAGTACATGGAGTGCGGGGCGTCCGGGACGATCTCCAGGTGCGAGCCGGACAGCAGCTCGTGGGCGCGGGTCACGGTCTTCACGCTGAGGACCGCGTCCTTCTCGCCGGCCAGGAAGGCGACCCTGACGCCCGATTCCTGGATCTCCTCCAGCGTCGGGCCGTTGGTGTCGAGGTTGCGCAGGTCGGCCATCTTCGCGACGTTGAAGGTGCCCATCTGCTGGAAGAGGAAGGTCAGGTCGGCCCGCTCCTGCTGGAAGCGCTTGGTGAGCAGCCGGTCGATCACCGGCAGCTTGACGGCCTCGGCGCGGTCGGCGGCGGCCAGTTCCTTGAGCTCGGGGTGGGCGATCCCGCCGAGGGAGTGGCCCAGCGCCACCGAGGAGACCCGCTCGGGCCGCAGGAGGGCGGCGCGCAGCGCGGCCACCGAGCCGATGGACTGGCCGACGAGCATGACGTCGGTCAGGTCCTCCCGGTCGAGGACGGCGACCAGGTCGCCCGGGAAGTCCTGCCCGTCGAACTCGGCCATCGAGGAGTCGGACTTGCCGAAGCCGCGCAGGTCAACGGTGACGATCGTGAACTCGTCGCGCAGCGCGGCCACTTGCTGCCACCAGGCGGCGTGGTGCCCGCCGGAGCCGTGCACGAACAGGATCGCGGGACCGCTGCCGTGGCGCTCGTAGTAGATGGAGGTGCCGTCGGAGTCGGCGAAAGGCATTGCGGTAACTCCTAGTTGGGGCGCTTGCCGTGCCAGACCAGCTCGATCATGGTGTGGTCGGGGTCGTGGATGTAGCAGAACTTGGACTGGTTCTCGGGGCGCTCGATGGGCCGGGTGTAGCGGATGCCCAGGTCCTTGAGGTGCCCGAGGAAGTCGTCCCAGTCGTCGACCTCGACGGCGAAGTGGTAGGGCGCCATCCGGTCCATCTCCTCGACCGGGGTGAAGTGCAGATCGAAGTTGCCGCGGGTCATCAAAACCACGCGGGTGTTCGACTTGGGCATGATCCGTTTCATCCCGAAGACCTTCGTGTACCACTCGGCGGTCCGGTCGGGGTCGGTGGTGGGGAAGTTGACGTGGTGGATGTAGCG is part of the Streptomyces sp. NBC_01262 genome and harbors:
- a CDS encoding aldehyde dehydrogenase family protein, whose product is METLSGGQWVASGEWLDVHDPSDVRTPVARVPALSAEDVTRAYDHAAQGFAVWKRTSPFERARILNGAARLLRERAEDIAADLVAEMGKTRAEATGEVGKAADFLEYYAGIAREGYGTLLHDVRPDTRTSFQREPIGVVLAITPWNDPLLTPARKLAPCLAAGNAAVLKPATETPIVALHFARALHDAGLPAGVLNVVTGRGSVIGDALIADPRIAAVTFTGSNEVGEGLRASLAAGNVRFQGELGGKNATAVLADADLPAAAKAVAAASFGQAGQRCTATSRVIVEAAVVERFTELLLAEVAVLRTGPGAAAGTTMGPLVSPRQRDGVLADIDLAVKQGAAVLTGGDRPEDEARRHGCYVNATVLADVTPEMNVWRDEVFGPVIALRTVGSFEEAVEAVNDSAYGLAAAVFTQNLTSAYRFVEEVECGQVAVNTTTSGWDVHHPFGGFRDSGSAFKEQGTEALRFYTRVKTVAFHFGA
- a CDS encoding putative quinol monooxygenase, translating into MAFAVIARYRCEPADEATVRAATLKMREHTLSEPGNLAYVVHAEADQPGVIVLYEQYTDRGAFEAHTAADYFDELIVKTVRPLLVDRTVTFAEVL
- a CDS encoding methionine synthase II (cobalamin-independent)-like protein, whose amino-acid sequence is MADTFNYRIDHHGSLVRPAAFHAAEASPEARFEAVKEAVAFQRKLRSTVVTDGDFPREDFRSAVFDAVSGFRRTEEVGADGLTRWVAESLPKANGPLLADWAGRLTELTVIAPKASLPSPAYLAATCFDPGSAASGGPASARELGEALAEIIHAEIELLVSRGVRLIQLNNPLLLAHTAAEPPAPGALSFEDALAVEALAVRLDERPEGVRIGLCPGWTAPAEVDRARAERLYGDIPVDRWILPYLNGTAAELDLLRSLPEDRDVCLGVVDPAASGVDDIDTVMARIDAAAALKDLEDMALSPSRGFADSAAHPLSSAEAQRLKLIHIETLARYCWGNEF
- a CDS encoding GlcG/HbpS family heme-binding protein; the encoded protein is MSNLTLADADEIVDAVLKRAQSLGKAVSVAVVDAGGFVVSVRRSDGARPLTPDIARAKAYTAAVMQRPGKMLKKWQESQPVFFSQLSQLPGAALPIMATEGSMTIKKDGEIIGGLGVAGGTADEDQQVADEVLAALGYELEFAAWGVAGVAGVAGKPAGQES
- a CDS encoding alpha/beta fold hydrolase; amino-acid sequence: MPFADSDGTSIYYERHGSGPAILFVHGSGGHHAAWWQQVAALRDEFTIVTVDLRGFGKSDSSMAEFDGQDFPGDLVAVLDREDLTDVMLVGQSIGSVAALRAALLRPERVSSVALGHSLGGIAHPELKELAAADRAEAVKLPVIDRLLTKRFQQERADLTFLFQQMGTFNVAKMADLRNLDTNGPTLEEIQESGVRVAFLAGEKDAVLSVKTVTRAHELLSGSHLEIVPDAPHSMYWETPEPYNQAVAHLRRTLTAQKGPA
- a CDS encoding VOC family protein, which codes for MSSAPRYIHHVNFPTTDPDRTAEWYTKVFGMKRIMPKSNTRVVLMTRGNFDLHFTPVEEMDRMAPYHFAVEVDDWDDFLGHLKDLGIRYTRPIERPENQSKFCYIHDPDHTMIELVWHGKRPN